In Maniola jurtina chromosome 2, ilManJurt1.1, whole genome shotgun sequence, the following proteins share a genomic window:
- the LOC123870418 gene encoding trypsin, alkaline A-like, whose translation MGAASLLLALGLAAVAASPTPERIVGGSVTTIGNYPMGVALLYSRTGSGNFGQACGGAIINNRSILTAAHCTIGDPANRWRGRVGSSRAHSGGVVHVLSRIINHPQYNSRTTDNDVAVLHVQHAFSFNNNVRAGSIAGANYFLADNSPVWAIGWGRTSFGGAASEDLRHVQIWVVNQAVCRQRYNELRLTITDNMLCSGWLDVGGRDQCQGDSGGPLFHNRVIVGVCSWGHECARPRFPGVNARVSRFASWILNNQ comes from the exons ATGGGTGCCGCTTCTCTTTTACTGGCCTTAGGGTTAGCTGCAGTAGCAG CGTCTCCCACACCCGAAAGGATTGTCGGAGGTTCGGTCACAACCATTGGTAACTATCCTATGGGTGTTGCCCTGCTCTACTCCAGAACTGGATCGGGAAATTTCGGCCAGGCCTGCGGTGGCGCCATCATAAACAACAGAAGTATCCTTACTGCTGCTCACTGCACCAT CGGAGACCCAGCAAACCGCTGGAGAGGCCGTGTAGGCTCCAGCAGAGCTCACAGTGGTGGTGTGGTCCACGTCCTTAGCAGGATCATCAACCATCCTCAGTACAATTCGCGCACCACCGATAACGACGTTGCAGTTCTTCACGTGCAGCATGCTTTCTCCTTCAACAACAATGTTCGCGCAGGCAGCATTGCTGGTGCCAACTACTTCCTAGCCGATAACTCACCTGTCTGGGCTATTGGATGGGGACGCACTAGC TTCGGTGGCGCAGCATCTGAAGATCTTCGCCATGTCCAAATCTGGGTCGTCAATCAGGCAGTATGCAGGCAAAGATATAACGAGTTACGTCTCACTATCACTGACAACATGTTGTGCTCTGGCTGGCTTGATGTCGGAGGTCGCGACCAGTGCCAAGGGGACTCCGGCGGCCCTCTGTTCCACAACAGAGTCATCGTCGGTGTTTGCTCCTGGGGCCACGAATGCGCTCGTCCTCGCTTCCCTGGCGTCAACGCTCGCGTTTCCCGCTTCGCTAGCTGGATCCTTAATAACCAATAA